Genomic window (Candidatus Nitrosocosmicus franklandus):
CTTATTTTTAGACTTATACTATAGTACTTGCTTGGATGCCGCAATTATGTCAAATAGATATTTTATTATTGGAAGATCGTACTTTGTAGTTGATGTTGCTAATTCTTCACTATAATTATTGCAAGCAAACTCCATTTCTGTCAAAATAACAAAAGAGTATTCTTTGTTTCAAATATATGAAGATGCTGAAAAGGATGAATTAGAATTATGTTGTAGAGAAGAAAATATATCTTTGTCAAAGAATATGATCTTACTAAATTGCAATGTGACTGCCTAATGCATTGTTTAATGGGTATGAGTTCAATAAAATTTCTCGAAGATGTATGACGAATTAATATTTTCCTGAGCGAAGATAACAATCACATACATTTACATAGAATAATTGAATTTTGAAATGCAATTCGATTATCTAGCTATAACTGTATTACTTAAGGTTAAACATTCAATGAATTAACAGGATCCAGAAGATTTGACCTTGATCATAGTTCGCAAAAGTTTTTTGAAACAAAGTCTGCAATCTTAAGAGGCTTGGGAATAAAATTGCCTGATCTAGTTAGAGCTTTGACTAATTGTATGGATGTAGATAAACTTTCTCTATGACCAGTGCTTATGTATATTGTTTTCCTTGAATGCTTCTCTCTTTTTATGGCAAATCCAAGCATGTTTCCATCATATCTTACAAAATCATCCGCGCCCACAGTACCATACAGTAAATTTTTTGCAACTCCGATCGTTGGATTATTTGTAATTACTCCAACATACGAAGCCAATCCACATCTTCTGGGATGAAGTACTCCATGGCCATCGACTAATAAAAGTTGAAAAGAATTCTTCAATAGTTTCAAGGTCTCCAAAACAGGATCCAATTCTCTTAATACTAATAATCCGGGTAAGTATGGATGTTTTATCTCGTTTTTAGTTATAACAATTTCGATTACTTTTAGATCTATCTTTCTTACTACAACAGCAGAAGCACTTGCAATTCGTCCATTGTAAGATACATCAACGCCACAAACATAATCAATTCCTTTTTCAAAATCATCTCTTGTAATAACCTTTTTTCAAGTAGTTTTTGATTTCTTATTGTATTTGCAATATGATTATTCATATCTATGCGAGAAAAATTATGACAAAAATTGAAGTTATTAAATATTTTTTAACTAGGTCTAATTACCTTAAAAAAGTCTCATTATAGATTAGATATAAAAATTACTAAAGATTCAAACTGAAAAGATACGATAACATGTCATATCATATTAGTTGGATTAGA
Coding sequences:
- a CDS encoding endonuclease V; the protein is MTRDDFEKGIDYVCGVDVSYNGRIASASAVVVRKIDLKVIEIVITKNEIKHPYLPGLLVLRELDPVLETLKLLKNSFQLLLVDGHGVLHPRRCGLASYVGVITNNPTIGVAKNLLYGTVGADDFVRYDGNMLGFAIKREKHSRKTIYISTGHRESLSTSIQLVKALTRSGNFIPKPLKIADFVSKNFCEL